A segment of the Xenopus tropicalis strain Nigerian chromosome 6, UCB_Xtro_10.0, whole genome shotgun sequence genome:
agagcagagggagagcagagggagagcagagggagagcagagggagagcagagggagagcagagggagagcagagggagagcagagggagagcagagggagagcagagggagagcagagggagagcagagggagagcagagggagagcagagggagagcagagggagagcagagggagagcagagggagagcagagggagagcagagggagagcagagggagagcagagggagagcagagggagagcagagggagagcagagggagagcagagggagagcagagggagagcagagggagagcagagggagagcagagggagagcagagggagagcagagggagagcagagggagagcagagggagagcagagggagagcagagggagagcagagggagagcagagggagagcagagggagagcagagggagagcaatCCGCAGCgttctctactttctgctgccgctgcattagcatagggagagcggaggaccgcagagggccggccagtttagctagccttggcggctagccttggcggctagcaatccgcggcgccctctactttctgctgcctctgcattagcatagggagagccggccagtttagctagccttggcggctagcaatccgcggcgccctctactttctgctgcctctgcatttgcatttgcatttgcatagggagagccggccagtttagctagccttggcggctagcaatccacggcgccctctactttctgctgcctctgcattagcatagggagagcggagggccggccagtttagctagccttggcggctagcaatccgcggcgccctctactttctgctgcctctgcattagcatagggagagcagagagccagccagtttagctagccttggcggctagcaatccgcggcacccactactttctgctgcctctgcattagcatagggagagcgaagggccggccagtttagctagccttggtggctagcaatccgcggcgccttctactttctgctgcctctgcatttttttttttttaaaccactcaGTGGTTAGAAAGATACTCAGTCAAATATTTAGACAATAAATCTTTCAATTTACATCATCGTGGCACCTTTATTTAAATGACAATTAAATCAgtcaaaaaaaaacatacatatttatttgatGAGAAACCGCCATTTTTTATACTTCCATACGCCTTCTGCATCAGTAGCATTTGAATGATAAACATCTCTCAAATAATACACATATAATCTCCCCAAAATcatatttaaacacatttctttccCAATCACTtggtttttaaatattaatagatTCCTAACATCCCATAGGACTTCTTTAATACAGCCTAACAACAGCCATAATACTCTTGATTTCACTTTGTTAGCAACACCCAGCCCGAACATAATTGTTCCCCAGGTAACAGTCTCCAACCCACATAACTCTCTAAATAAAGGTTTGAGCCCATCCCTAACCTCACGAGCATACACACAACCCCAAAATAAATGATCTACTGTCTCAACATCACCGTACCCCCCCACTGGGCACACAGCAGCCCTACACAATCCCCGCTTCCCCAGAAATTCCCTTGTCGGCAAGCACTTATGCAGGGACATCCATACCACATCCCGCTGACGCTTTGCCAACTCAgacttttgcaactttttccacaATCTCAGAGAATCATCAGACTTCAACCCATCCATGTTACTTACCCGCTCATTCCTCCttatccattgttttttttttatagtatcattttttattgttttataacatAGGAGAAGGGGGGAGGGATAAGGAAGGGGAAGGGAGGAGGGAGCAATGGAGATACACAGTTTTTTGGCACAATTCAAGTTACATACAGTGATGTGCACAGTGTTATACAGAAATTTGGAAAAAGGAGACATACAGTACTGAAATATGAACTCTAGAGCAGGCACATGGCAATTCTTATTCTGGAGGGTTACGGCAGGTTAGCATAGTCCTCCATGTTGAGTGTGAAGTTTAGTAGCCTGGGGGCCTCATATTCCTACAGGTGTGCCGGGATTTAGCTCCAGCCATGGGGAccagattttttcaaatttagTGGGACACCCCCGGGCTTCATATGTGATTCTGATAGAGGGTAGAGCGGTGTTAATAAGGGTCTGCCATATTTTCACTGTGGGAGCGTTGTTTCCCAACCAGTTTAATATTACCGCTTTTTTAGCATAGTATAGGATAGTGCGGAGTTTTGTTATCTGGCACAAGATCCTCAAGCTGGGCCAGTAGGCATATTTCTGGTGTGCATAAGTTGGGGAACCCCAGGTTGTCGaccatatattttattatcttgGACCAGTATCTCTGGATTGGTGGGCATTCCCAGGCTAGATGTAGAAAGGAGGACCCTGTCTGATGGCATCTGGGGCATGTAGCCTCAGGGTTGCGtcccattttttgcagtttagtGGGTGTCATATAGAGTTGGTGGATGAACTTGTATTGTATTAATCTATCCCGAAGTGAGATCAAGTTGGTATATAATACTTCTGTGGTCTCGCTCCATTGTTCATTGGTCATGTTTGGGGTTATTTGCTGCCATTTACGGCGAGCGGTGTTAAAGGGGGATGGGATGGAGTTGAGCAGAGTTTTGTATAGTCTAGAGGTTAATTTACCTGTTTGGGGGTTTCTTAATGTTGACTCTAGGTTCGAGGGGGTGAGCTCTGGCTCCAAAGTTGAGAATTGGGCTTTGAAGGCATGTCGGAGCTGAAAATAGCAGAATACCTGAAGGTCTTGTCTATTTAACTTATCTCGGAGCTGTTCCAAGGAAGGGAATTTCCCATTGTCCAGGATATCACCTAGGTAATTGATGCCCTTTTGAGCCCAGTACTGGACGTCTTGGAGGCCCTGGAGGTGCGGCAGATTAGAGTTGTTCCATAGAGGGAGAAAGGGGGAAATGGGGGGAGTAGGGCATTGTAGTAAACTAGTTGCAACTTTCCATGCCTTAACTGGGACGGTACCAGTGGTGGGGCATTTGGGGTAGTCTGAGGGCTTTTTGTATAAGGCATTCTGGACTACTTCCAGTGAACCGGCTTGGTGTGACAGGATGAGGATACCTGGGTCCTTCCCGTCAGTATGAATCCAAGCGTGTGCATAATATAATTGGCTAGCCAGGAAGTATAGGTGTAAATGTGGAAGTGCCAGTCCCCCATCTGATAGTGGAGCTGTTAATGCTTTCCATGTTATTCTAGGGGTTCTGTTGGCCCATATGAAGGGAATCAATAGTGAGTTAATTCTCTGGAAGATCTTTTTAGTGACCCAGACAGGTGAGTTGTGTAGTTTATACAAAAATTTGGGGAGGTAGATCATTTTAAACAGATTTATTCTTCCCCATAGTGTAAGAGGGAGTTTGGCCCAGAAGGTTATTGTGGACTTGAGCTGGTCTATAAGAGGTACAATGTTATCTGCAACATATACTGCGGTTGAGGGTGAGATTTGGATGCCAAGGTATTGAAATTTAGTAACCCAGCGTAGGCCATGGGTATCTGCAGGGGGGTTCTGTACGGGGTCTACTGGGAGAATTACTGATTTGGCTCTGTTGATGCGGAGGCCTGAGTAGCTGCCGAATAGGGAGAGTGTCTGAAGTACTGCCCGTAGGGAAGCGGAGGTATCGGCTAGGAAGAGTAGcaagtcatctgcatatagggCAAGCTTGTCTTCCATAGTGTGCAACTTATAGCCTATTATGTCGGGGGACTGTCGTATCTGCAGGGCAAGTGGTTCAATGGCAAAGGCAAATAATAGAGGCgacagggggcagccctgcctAGTACCTCTATGGAGGGGAAAAGAGTCAGAAAGAGTACCATGGATTTTAATACGG
Coding sequences within it:
- the LOC116411581 gene encoding uncharacterized protein LOC116411581, whose protein sequence is MNRLIFVFLWGSRMEKLRREIVYKQQKNGGLDLPNICVFVQLQYWGCIVRILSKDSCCACMIQYMGGWLFRWWGWQAIELNRPVHFEVPKFYLCLKEFRDTYELEKLGVEEKNKKVVKQWIRRNERVSNMDGLKSDDSLRLWKKLQKSELAKRQRDVVWMSLHKCLPTREFLGKRGLCRAAVCPVGGYGDVETVDHLFWGCVYAREVRDGLKPLFRELCGLETVTWGTIMFGLGVANKVKSRVLWLLLGCIKEVLWDVRNLLIFKNQVIGKEMCLNMILGRLYVYYLRDVYHSNATDAEGVWKYKKWRFLIK